Proteins encoded within one genomic window of Mesobacillus subterraneus:
- a CDS encoding DEAD/DEAH box helicase → MTVQINFDSSWQDEMAERNENDGPWGNWELYKLAVEIEKHTIIPEFEGLQAPAHLPQLTPLPHQLEVAKQVVENMNGKAILADEVGLGKTIEAGLILKEYMIRGLVKKVLILVPASLVSQWAMELNTKFHIPAIAQKKSYVWEQCDVVVSSIDTAKRAPHKEIINNLNYDLIIIDEAHKLKNNKTKNYEFVQNLKKRFCLLLTATPIQNRIEEIFNLVSLLKPGHLGSESVFYDKYKKDARSVNDDEHLRELVNKVMIRNRRSDTGIEWTKRHVETIPIYFSEEERALYDSVQSLRGSEAGLSSSQFSLMTLQREACSSREAVFYTLRNMLQRQENPSVGFQNTIAQLIKRVEAVTKNSKAEKALELIQQINDKVIIFTEYRATQLYLQWFLKQNGITSVPFRGGFKRGKKDWMRELFQKNVQVLIATEAGGEGINLQFCSHIINFDLPWNPMRLEQRIGRIHRLGQEKDVKIYNFATKDTVEEHVLKLLYEKINLFEKVIGELDDILTKLEFGNIEDHLTDIFGKSNSEGEIRIKMENLTSMIQFAEEMKEGQQHAATGNP, encoded by the coding sequence ATGACCGTTCAAATTAACTTTGATTCTTCCTGGCAGGACGAGATGGCTGAAAGAAATGAGAATGACGGCCCATGGGGAAATTGGGAGCTTTATAAGCTTGCCGTTGAGATAGAAAAACATACAATTATCCCGGAATTCGAAGGACTTCAGGCACCAGCGCATCTGCCTCAACTTACTCCTTTGCCACATCAGCTGGAGGTCGCGAAACAAGTCGTTGAAAACATGAACGGAAAAGCAATACTGGCCGATGAAGTCGGCCTTGGGAAAACAATCGAGGCTGGATTGATTTTGAAAGAATACATGATCAGAGGCCTGGTCAAAAAAGTATTGATTCTTGTTCCTGCATCCCTTGTCTCGCAGTGGGCCATGGAACTTAATACAAAATTCCATATTCCTGCTATTGCGCAAAAGAAAAGTTATGTATGGGAGCAATGCGATGTTGTCGTTTCATCAATCGACACAGCCAAAAGGGCGCCACACAAGGAAATCATCAACAACTTAAATTATGACCTTATCATTATTGATGAAGCTCACAAGCTAAAAAATAACAAAACAAAAAACTATGAATTTGTCCAAAATCTTAAGAAAAGATTTTGTCTTCTGCTGACAGCGACACCGATACAAAATCGGATTGAAGAAATTTTCAATCTCGTTTCACTCTTAAAACCAGGACATCTGGGCAGTGAATCGGTGTTCTATGATAAGTATAAGAAGGATGCCAGGTCTGTTAATGATGATGAACACCTTAGAGAGCTAGTCAATAAAGTCATGATCCGCAACAGGCGCTCCGATACGGGAATCGAATGGACTAAACGCCATGTAGAGACCATTCCTATCTACTTCTCAGAAGAAGAACGTGCACTGTACGATTCGGTTCAATCTTTAAGAGGATCAGAAGCCGGTCTTAGCTCCAGTCAATTCTCGTTAATGACACTTCAACGGGAAGCTTGCAGCAGCAGGGAAGCTGTATTCTACACCCTCAGGAACATGCTTCAGAGACAAGAAAATCCTTCGGTGGGATTCCAGAATACTATCGCCCAGCTGATAAAACGCGTTGAGGCGGTTACGAAAAACTCTAAGGCCGAAAAAGCACTTGAATTAATACAGCAGATTAATGACAAAGTGATTATTTTTACGGAATACAGGGCCACTCAGCTATACCTTCAATGGTTTTTGAAGCAAAATGGCATCACTTCTGTTCCTTTTCGAGGAGGATTCAAACGCGGGAAAAAGGATTGGATGAGGGAGCTTTTCCAGAAGAATGTCCAGGTGTTGATCGCAACAGAGGCTGGCGGCGAAGGGATTAATCTCCAATTCTGCAGCCATATCATCAACTTTGATCTTCCCTGGAATCCGATGAGGCTTGAACAAAGAATCGGAAGAATACATCGCCTTGGGCAGGAGAAAGATGTTAAAATTTATAATTTCGCGACAAAAGATACGGTAGAAGAACATGTACTGAAACTGTTATACGAAAAAATCAATCTGTTTGAAAAAGTCATCGGTGAACTTGACGATATACTGACGAAATTGGAATTTGGCAATATCGAAGATCATTTGACCGATATTTTCGGAAAATCAAATTCTGAAGGTGAGATTCGGATCAAAATGGAAAACCTGACATCAATGATTCAGTTCGCAGAGGAAATGAAGGAGGGACAGCAGCATGCAGCAACAGGAAATCCATAA